In the genome of Streptomyces sp. NBC_00237, one region contains:
- a CDS encoding GlxA family transcriptional regulator produces the protein MPSVALLAVGRPLHFELGVAYEIFGNPPTGRDAADAWYDVTLCGNSPVRVGPFTVEPDRALPYAIGADLVIVPACADVDEPPPTELVDTVRAAHEAGARVASLCTGAFVLGAAGLLDGRRATTHWAHAADLAARHPLAEVDPDVLYTDNGSVLTAAGKAAAVDLCLHVIHLDHGAAVANAVARRLVMPPHRPGGQAQFVSTPVQLTDDDDHSLSGLLAWAGQRLDRPLTVADLARRANTSPRHLGRRFRSVTGQTPLQWLLTQRVRRAQELLETTDQSVESVALATGMGTATTLRRQFKRLVGVPPDSYRRAFRSGHPAA, from the coding sequence ATGCCCTCTGTCGCGCTGCTCGCCGTCGGCCGCCCGCTGCACTTCGAACTGGGAGTGGCGTACGAGATCTTCGGCAATCCGCCGACCGGGAGGGACGCGGCCGACGCCTGGTACGACGTGACTCTCTGCGGGAACAGCCCTGTTCGGGTCGGACCGTTCACGGTGGAGCCCGACCGGGCCCTGCCGTACGCGATCGGGGCGGACCTCGTGATCGTGCCCGCCTGCGCCGACGTCGACGAGCCCCCGCCCACGGAGCTGGTCGACACCGTGCGCGCGGCGCACGAGGCCGGGGCGCGGGTGGCGTCGCTGTGCACGGGTGCGTTCGTCCTGGGCGCCGCGGGGCTCCTCGACGGGCGGCGGGCCACCACGCACTGGGCGCACGCCGCGGACCTGGCCGCACGCCATCCGCTGGCGGAGGTCGACCCGGACGTCCTCTACACGGACAACGGCAGCGTCCTCACCGCCGCGGGCAAGGCCGCGGCGGTGGACCTGTGCCTGCACGTGATCCACCTCGACCACGGCGCCGCCGTCGCCAACGCGGTCGCCCGGCGGCTCGTCATGCCGCCGCACCGGCCGGGCGGTCAGGCCCAGTTCGTGTCGACCCCGGTCCAGCTCACGGACGACGACGACCACTCGCTCTCCGGCCTGCTCGCCTGGGCCGGACAGCGCCTGGACCGTCCGCTGACGGTCGCCGACCTGGCCCGCAGGGCGAACACGAGCCCGCGCCACCTGGGCCGCCGGTTCCGCTCGGTGACCGGACAGACCCCGCTCCAATGGCTGCTCACCCAGCGCGTACGCCGCGCCCAGGAACTGCTGGAGACCACCGACCAGAGCGTCGAGTCCGTGGCGCTCGCCACCGGCATGGGCACGGCGACGACGCTGCGCCGCCAGTTCAAGCGGTTGGTCGGCGTACCACCGGACAGCTACCGGCGCGCGTTCCGCAGCGGGCATCCGGCGGCCTGA
- a CDS encoding NUDIX domain-containing protein, with amino-acid sequence MVNTAAEPEEHTMDMAVQQHPTHEEWLASMVRTTSAASVVFHDPDLRLLLLHATYEDAWQFPGGTVEHGQDPWEAAVREVDEEIGHQLPLTPHLLGVDWCRPPGLAPYTQFLFRGPSITPAAFTVTLSAEHDDWALRTVEEWAPLVGPRQTARLTLVREALRTGTTLYLQDGAPVPS; translated from the coding sequence GTGGTGAATACTGCCGCCGAACCCGAGGAGCACACCATGGACATGGCCGTACAGCAGCACCCCACCCACGAGGAGTGGCTGGCCTCCATGGTCCGCACGACCTCCGCCGCCTCCGTCGTCTTCCACGACCCCGACCTGCGTCTGCTGCTCCTGCACGCCACGTACGAGGACGCCTGGCAGTTCCCCGGCGGAACCGTCGAACACGGGCAGGACCCGTGGGAGGCCGCCGTCCGCGAGGTCGACGAGGAGATCGGCCACCAACTCCCGCTCACACCGCACCTCTTGGGCGTCGACTGGTGCCGCCCGCCCGGCCTCGCCCCGTACACCCAGTTCCTCTTCCGGGGCCCGTCGATCACCCCCGCCGCCTTCACCGTCACCCTCTCCGCCGAACACGACGACTGGGCGCTGCGCACCGTCGAGGAGTGGGCCCCGCTCGTCGGCCCCCGGCAGACGGCCCGCCTCACCCTCGTACGGGAAGCGCTGCGGACGGGCACCACCCTGTACCTCCAGGACGGCGCCCCGGTCCCCTCCTAG
- a CDS encoding DUF1905 domain-containing protein yields MDITFTGRVIEWRGPSPFFFVPVPAEQSADIREVASMATYGWGAVPVEARIGEAAFATSLFPKEGAYLLPLKQAVRKPQKLAAGDEVTVDMTVRL; encoded by the coding sequence ATGGACATCACCTTCACCGGCCGAGTGATCGAGTGGCGCGGCCCCTCCCCGTTCTTCTTCGTCCCCGTCCCGGCGGAGCAGTCCGCCGACATCCGCGAGGTCGCCTCGATGGCCACCTACGGCTGGGGCGCCGTCCCCGTCGAGGCCCGGATCGGCGAAGCCGCCTTCGCCACCTCGCTCTTCCCGAAGGAGGGCGCGTACCTCCTCCCCCTCAAGCAGGCCGTGCGCAAGCCGCAGAAACTCGCGGCGGGCGACGAGGTCACCGTGGACATGACCGTTCGCCTCTGA
- a CDS encoding SGNH/GDSL hydrolase family protein, producing the protein MPKSFRNVMAASTLAGVMVLGLPATAVPAAAAPAAVAPAAAPTAAPASAPASGPAGSASYGTLNYVALGDSYSAGSGVLPVDLSNLLCARSTRNYPHLIASRTGARLQDVTCGGAQTKHFSQSQYPGTAPQLDALSATTDLVTLTIGGNDNSTFINAVVACGTAGVLSGGKGSPCKDKNGTMFEDQIKDTTYPALKAALSAVRAKAPGARVAVLGYPWITPATADPSCFAKMPIATGDVPYLRGIQTTLNSAVERAAEETGATYVDLAEVSDGHDACKPIGTRWIEPVLFGTNVVPVHPNALGERRMGEVALAALGLGG; encoded by the coding sequence ATGCCGAAGTCGTTCCGCAATGTCATGGCCGCGTCAACACTGGCCGGGGTCATGGTCCTCGGTCTCCCCGCCACTGCCGTACCGGCCGCCGCCGCACCCGCCGCCGTCGCACCCGCCGCCGCACCCACCGCCGCCCCGGCCTCCGCCCCTGCCTCCGGACCGGCCGGCTCCGCCTCGTACGGGACGCTCAACTACGTTGCGCTGGGCGACAGTTACAGCGCGGGCTCCGGCGTCCTCCCGGTGGACCTCAGCAATCTCCTCTGCGCGCGCTCCACCCGGAACTACCCCCACCTCATCGCCTCCAGAACGGGCGCCCGCCTCCAGGACGTCACCTGCGGCGGGGCCCAGACCAAGCACTTCAGCCAGTCCCAGTACCCGGGCACCGCCCCCCAGCTCGACGCGCTCTCCGCCACCACCGATCTGGTGACCCTGACCATCGGCGGCAACGACAACAGCACCTTCATCAACGCCGTCGTGGCCTGCGGTACGGCCGGAGTCCTCAGCGGCGGCAAGGGCAGTCCCTGCAAGGACAAGAACGGCACGATGTTCGAGGACCAGATCAAGGACACGACTTACCCGGCGTTGAAGGCCGCCCTGAGCGCGGTCCGCGCCAAGGCGCCCGGCGCTCGGGTGGCCGTGCTGGGTTACCCGTGGATCACCCCGGCCACCGCCGATCCGTCCTGCTTCGCCAAGATGCCCATCGCGACGGGCGACGTGCCGTACCTGCGCGGTATCCAGACGACCCTCAACTCCGCCGTCGAGCGTGCCGCCGAGGAGACCGGGGCCACCTATGTCGACCTCGCCGAGGTGTCCGACGGTCACGACGCGTGCAAGCCGATCGGCACGCGCTGGATAGAGCCGGTCCTCTTCGGCACCAACGTGGTTCCCGTTCACCCCAACGCCCTCGGCGAGCGCCGGATGGGTGAAGTCGCCCTGGCCGCGCTCGGTCTCGGCGGCTGA
- a CDS encoding saccharopine dehydrogenase NADP-binding domain-containing protein has product MSGTKAVVVYGATGHTGRFVVAELRGRGLGVVISGRDAERLGAMADEDASLVVRPAAVDDADALDRALAGAAAVVNCAGPFAVTAGPVVEAALRAGIPYLDVAAEIEANAAMFADHAEAARKAEVPVVPAMAFYGGLGDLLVTAATGEQESADEVQVAYGLSSWHPTPGTRAAGEVSHERRAGRRVRFAGGALGYHDEPVVRQDWDFPQPLGRRTVVADFTMADVVTVPSHLAVPEVRTHMSVEAAGDLAGPDTPAPSPVDELGRSDQTFVVDVRVRTDGVERRATAHGQDIYAVTAPLVVEAVERVLSGRIRTTGVASAGAMFDAPDFLRALAPHVTVDLPE; this is encoded by the coding sequence ATGAGCGGGACCAAGGCAGTTGTGGTGTACGGGGCGACCGGGCACACCGGCCGGTTCGTCGTCGCCGAGCTGCGCGGACGCGGCCTCGGCGTCGTCATCTCGGGCCGCGACGCGGAGCGGCTGGGGGCGATGGCGGACGAGGACGCGTCCCTGGTCGTACGTCCGGCGGCGGTCGACGACGCGGACGCTCTCGACCGGGCCCTCGCCGGTGCGGCGGCCGTCGTCAACTGCGCCGGACCCTTCGCCGTGACGGCGGGCCCGGTCGTCGAGGCGGCCCTGCGGGCGGGGATTCCGTACCTCGACGTCGCGGCGGAGATCGAGGCGAACGCCGCGATGTTCGCCGACCACGCGGAGGCCGCCCGCAAGGCGGAGGTGCCGGTCGTCCCGGCGATGGCGTTCTACGGGGGCCTCGGCGACCTGCTCGTGACGGCGGCGACGGGGGAGCAGGAGTCGGCCGACGAGGTCCAGGTGGCGTACGGGCTGAGCAGCTGGCACCCCACCCCGGGCACGCGTGCGGCGGGCGAGGTCTCGCACGAGCGGCGCGCGGGCCGCCGGGTGCGGTTCGCGGGCGGGGCGCTCGGCTACCACGACGAGCCGGTCGTCCGGCAGGACTGGGACTTCCCCCAGCCCCTGGGCAGGCGCACCGTGGTCGCGGACTTCACGATGGCCGACGTCGTCACCGTACCCAGCCACCTGGCCGTGCCCGAGGTCCGTACGCACATGTCCGTCGAGGCGGCGGGCGATCTGGCCGGACCCGACACCCCGGCCCCGTCGCCCGTCGACGAACTCGGCCGCTCCGACCAGACCTTCGTCGTCGACGTACGGGTCCGCACGGACGGCGTCGAGCGGCGTGCGACCGCCCACGGCCAGGACATCTACGCGGTCACCGCGCCGCTGGTGGTGGAGGCCGTGGAGCGCGTCCTCTCCGGGCGGATCCGCACCACCGGGGTCGCTTCGGCAGGTGCGATGTTCGACGCACCGGACTTCCTGCGGGCATTGGCCCCGCACGTGACGGTGGACCTTCCGGAGTGA
- a CDS encoding SCO0607 family lipoprotein: MHRRTTRTRTRTRTRACTAVRRGGRPLVLLLASVAAVLALGGCAQDAICGGGEYPVLNVGSTGRACAPDGEEPPKGYVRFPEGKVPERVGDEWDEYWQTHTVDTDGKIVTAPAG; encoded by the coding sequence ATGCACCGCCGTACCACCCGTACCCGTACCCGTACCCGTACCCGTGCCTGTACAGCTGTCCGTCGCGGGGGCCGCCCGCTCGTCCTCCTGCTGGCCTCCGTGGCGGCGGTCCTCGCCCTCGGGGGCTGCGCGCAGGACGCGATCTGCGGGGGCGGTGAGTATCCCGTACTGAATGTCGGCTCCACCGGCCGCGCCTGTGCCCCCGACGGCGAGGAGCCGCCGAAGGGTTACGTCCGCTTCCCGGAGGGCAAGGTGCCGGAGCGGGTGGGGGACGAGTGGGACGAGTACTGGCAGACGCACACCGTCGACACGGACGGGAAGATCGTCACGGCCCCTGCCGGGTAG